A genome region from Micromonospora peucetia includes the following:
- a CDS encoding ABC transporter ATP-binding protein, giving the protein MASRTAGDLTGAAPVLTAHAVRRAFGPTVVLAGVDLAISRGEVVALLGGSGSGKSTLLRILAGLDGEATGGTTVHGTAAVVFQEHRLLPWKRVAENVGLGLSGPDTDRRISQALAEVGLADRRRAWPAELSGGQAQRVAVARALVREPDLLLLDEPFGALDALTRLRMQGLLRRLRAEHGFAALLVTHDVEEALLLADRILLLEAGVIAEELPVDLGHGRTPDDPAFGALRRHLLDRLGVPAA; this is encoded by the coding sequence ATGGCGTCGCGGACTGCGGGCGACCTGACCGGCGCGGCGCCGGTGCTGACCGCCCACGCGGTACGCCGGGCGTTCGGCCCCACCGTCGTGCTGGCCGGCGTCGACCTGGCGATCTCCCGGGGCGAAGTGGTGGCCCTGCTGGGCGGCAGCGGCTCCGGCAAGAGCACCCTGCTGCGCATCCTCGCCGGCCTGGACGGCGAGGCCACCGGAGGAACCACCGTGCACGGCACGGCCGCGGTGGTGTTCCAGGAACACCGGCTGCTGCCCTGGAAACGGGTCGCGGAGAACGTCGGGCTCGGCCTGTCCGGCCCGGACACCGACCGGCGGATCAGCCAGGCACTGGCCGAGGTCGGGCTGGCCGACCGACGCCGCGCGTGGCCCGCCGAACTGTCCGGCGGCCAGGCCCAGCGGGTGGCCGTCGCCCGGGCGCTGGTCCGCGAGCCCGACCTGCTGCTGCTCGACGAACCGTTCGGTGCCCTCGACGCGCTCACCCGGCTGCGGATGCAGGGGCTGCTGCGCCGGCTGCGCGCCGAGCACGGCTTCGCCGCCCTGCTGGTCACCCACGACGTGGAGGAGGCCCTGCTGCTCGCCGACCGGATCCTGCTGCTGGAGGCGGGCGTCATCGCGGAGGAGCTTCCCGTCGACCTGGGGCACGGCCGTACGCCGGACGATCCGGCCTTCGGGGCGCTGCGTCGCCACCTGCTCGACCGACTCGGCGTGCCCGCCGCCTGA
- a CDS encoding YeiH family protein — protein MAAGQDPARSGALTAAGQNVATDPAASVGEPAPTPPAEEPVHTPPGGTARSGPYWAWTGLGLLVVLVLAALTRILEQNVPAWAEGSAVEDVAAAVEYPVYAILLGLLGNVAVTRLGLHDRIAAAFRTEFFVKTGLVLLGASINLAVIASAAGPALAQAVLLISGVFLFTWWLAGRLGLDDKLRALLASAVSICGVSAAITAAGAVRARREQLAYTASLVIVFALPSIFILPWLADLLGLSNAVAGAWIGGNIDTTAAVTAAGALAGEEALQIASIVKVTQNALMGVVAVALTAYFTLRVERRPGAARPGVGELWRRFPKFVLGFVAASVIATWYLDAAGADGKATIAVVNDLRVWFLILAFVSIGLEVRVASIREAGWRPVTVFAGATVFNLALALGLATLFFHDFVA, from the coding sequence ATGGCCGCCGGGCAGGATCCCGCCCGGTCCGGTGCCCTGACGGCCGCCGGGCAGAACGTCGCCACCGACCCCGCCGCGTCGGTCGGAGAACCGGCCCCCACGCCGCCGGCCGAAGAACCGGTCCACACCCCGCCCGGGGGCACCGCCAGGTCCGGCCCGTACTGGGCCTGGACGGGGCTGGGCCTGCTCGTGGTGCTGGTCCTCGCGGCGCTCACCCGCATCCTGGAGCAGAACGTCCCGGCCTGGGCCGAGGGCAGCGCCGTCGAGGACGTCGCCGCGGCGGTCGAGTATCCCGTGTACGCGATCCTGCTCGGGCTGCTCGGCAACGTCGCGGTCACCCGGCTCGGGCTGCACGACCGGATCGCCGCGGCGTTCCGTACCGAGTTCTTCGTCAAGACCGGCCTGGTGCTGCTCGGTGCCTCGATCAACCTGGCGGTGATCGCCAGTGCCGCCGGCCCGGCGCTCGCCCAGGCGGTCCTGCTGATCAGCGGGGTGTTCCTGTTCACCTGGTGGCTGGCCGGCCGGCTCGGGCTCGACGACAAGCTGCGGGCGCTGCTCGCCTCGGCGGTGTCGATCTGCGGGGTCAGCGCCGCGATCACCGCCGCGGGCGCGGTGCGGGCCCGCCGCGAGCAGTTGGCGTACACGGCCAGCCTGGTCATCGTCTTCGCCCTGCCGTCGATCTTCATTCTGCCGTGGCTGGCCGACCTGCTCGGGCTCTCCAACGCGGTGGCCGGCGCGTGGATCGGCGGCAACATCGACACCACCGCGGCGGTCACCGCGGCCGGGGCGCTGGCCGGGGAGGAGGCCCTGCAGATCGCCAGCATCGTCAAGGTCACCCAGAACGCCCTGATGGGGGTGGTGGCGGTGGCCCTCACCGCGTACTTCACCCTGCGGGTGGAGCGCCGGCCGGGGGCAGCCCGGCCCGGCGTGGGGGAGCTGTGGCGCCGGTTCCCGAAGTTCGTCCTCGGCTTCGTCGCCGCCTCGGTGATCGCCACCTGGTACCTGGACGCGGCGGGCGCGGACGGCAAGGCCACCATCGCCGTCGTCAACGACCTGCGGGTCTGGTTCCTGATCCTGGCCTTCGTCAGCATCGGCCTGGAGGTCCGGGTGGCGTCGATTCGGGAGGCCGGGTGGCGGCCCGTCACGGTCTTCGCCGGGGCCACCGTGTTCAACCTGGCCCTGGCGCTCGGGCTGGCGACGCTGTTCTTCCACGATTTCGTTGCCTGA
- a CDS encoding flavin reductase family protein has protein sequence MVIARHDTDPLIGGWQDGIDSGWAADADALRTVLRHQASTVTVVTAPGAPAVGFTATSFTSVSLAPPIVSFCVNVGSSSWPTLAGARHVAVHLLAEHQQQLARTFATSGIDRFAVPTRWRTGPEGVPILAGVLAWLLCRVVDRVPVGDHAVVLAEPELLRHADAGSPLLHHQGRYAGLAAGAVRRTA, from the coding sequence ATGGTCATCGCGCGGCACGACACCGACCCTCTCATCGGTGGGTGGCAGGACGGGATCGACAGCGGCTGGGCGGCCGACGCCGACGCGTTGCGGACGGTGCTGCGCCACCAGGCCAGCACCGTCACCGTGGTCACCGCGCCCGGCGCTCCGGCGGTCGGCTTCACCGCCACGTCGTTCACCTCGGTGTCGCTGGCGCCGCCGATCGTGTCGTTCTGCGTGAACGTCGGTTCGTCCAGCTGGCCCACCCTGGCCGGTGCCCGGCACGTGGCGGTTCACCTGCTCGCCGAACACCAGCAGCAGTTGGCCCGGACGTTCGCCACCAGCGGCATCGACCGGTTCGCCGTACCCACCCGATGGCGTACCGGACCGGAGGGGGTGCCGATCCTCGCCGGTGTCCTGGCCTGGCTGCTCTGCCGGGTGGTCGACCGGGTGCCCGTCGGCGACCACGCCGTCGTGCTGGCCGAGCCGGAACTTCTCCGGCACGCCGACGCCGGCTCGCCCCTGCTCCACCACCAGGGCCGGTACGCCGGGCTGGCGGCCGGGGCGGTCCGGCGTACCGCCTGA
- a CDS encoding molybdopterin-dependent oxidoreductase: MLLAYEMNGRPLPPDHGFPVRVVVPGWIGISSIKWVGPVEVSATALFSPWNTRFYRMFGPGYPDDGGLLTTQAVKSAFELPWDARIPAGVSVLLRGRSWSGNGPVRQVEISTDDRDDWRPADLVPDDEGGPWQRWTALWRPPGPGRWTLRARATDSTGAGQPELARHNTLGYMFDGIVRHPVTVG, translated from the coding sequence GTGCTGCTCGCGTACGAGATGAACGGTCGTCCGCTGCCGCCCGACCACGGATTCCCGGTGCGGGTGGTCGTGCCGGGCTGGATCGGGATCTCGTCGATCAAGTGGGTCGGCCCGGTGGAGGTCTCCGCGACCGCCCTGTTCTCACCGTGGAACACCCGGTTCTACCGGATGTTCGGTCCCGGCTACCCCGACGACGGTGGGCTCCTGACGACCCAGGCCGTCAAGAGCGCCTTCGAGCTGCCCTGGGACGCCCGGATACCAGCCGGCGTGAGCGTGCTGCTGCGCGGCCGGTCCTGGTCCGGCAACGGCCCCGTCCGGCAGGTCGAGATCAGCACCGACGACCGGGACGACTGGCGGCCCGCCGACCTCGTACCGGACGACGAGGGCGGGCCGTGGCAGCGGTGGACGGCGCTGTGGCGCCCGCCGGGGCCGGGCCGCTGGACGCTGCGGGCCCGGGCCACCGACAGCACCGGAGCCGGCCAGCCCGAGCTGGCCAGGCACAACACCCTCGGCTACATGTTCGACGGGATCGTCCGGCACCCGGTCACGGTCGGCTGA